A genomic segment from Anaerolineae bacterium encodes:
- a CDS encoding CoA pyrophosphatase produces the protein MDWERLDEATIRQRLTQAKAYPPDDPYPPGLLRTPPRPAAVLIPFVRHQERWHLLFIHRAENPHDPHSGQVSFPGGRSEDGERPPETALRETEEELGISPRMVRLLGEMPHQRTISNYWITPLVGVLSWPVPLQPAAAEVTRVFLIPLAWLADPANREIRLRETPAGLPPFPIVYYRPYQGEIIWGATARMVLRLLDILRGQGQRPTLAPFQN, from the coding sequence GCCTATCCTCCCGACGACCCTTATCCGCCGGGGTTGCTGCGCACGCCCCCCCGCCCGGCGGCCGTGCTCATCCCCTTTGTACGCCATCAGGAGCGCTGGCACCTGCTGTTCATCCATCGGGCCGAAAACCCCCACGATCCGCACAGCGGCCAGGTATCCTTCCCCGGCGGGCGCAGCGAAGACGGTGAACGCCCCCCTGAGACTGCCCTCCGGGAGACCGAAGAAGAATTGGGGATTTCGCCCCGGATGGTGCGCCTGCTGGGCGAGATGCCCCACCAGCGCACCATCTCCAACTACTGGATCACCCCTCTGGTGGGGGTGCTGTCCTGGCCGGTGCCCCTGCAGCCGGCCGCCGCCGAGGTCACCCGCGTTTTTCTTATACCGCTGGCGTGGCTGGCCGATCCCGCCAACCGCGAAATTCGGCTACGCGAAACCCCTGCCGGACTCCCGCCTTTCCCCATTGTGTACTATCGCCCTTACCAGGGGGAGATCATCTGGGGCGCCACAGCCCGCATGGTGCTCCGCCTGCTCGACATCCTGCGCGGGCAGGGGCAACGCCCCACCCTGGCCCCCTTCCAAAATTGA
- a CDS encoding 50S ribosomal protein L25 yields the protein MSERPLLKAERRTVTGKKVKQLRRQGKLPGVVYGKVLEEPIPVMLDYKEAAKVLRGATGSEILDLELEGQTLPVLVREKQKDFIKGTLLHVDFQAVSMTETIWAEVPIELEGEAPAVKNYGAVLVQSLDVLEVEALPGDLPERIVIDLGRLEEIGDMITVADLVLPPSVKVMADPDEAIVVATAPRTEEEVEGAETVEEIGAEPEVIEKGKKEEEEEE from the coding sequence ATGAGCGAACGACCGTTGTTGAAGGCCGAACGACGAACCGTGACCGGCAAGAAGGTCAAGCAGTTGCGCCGGCAGGGCAAGTTGCCCGGCGTGGTGTACGGCAAGGTGCTCGAGGAGCCCATCCCTGTGATGTTGGATTACAAAGAGGCGGCCAAAGTGCTCCGTGGCGCCACGGGTTCCGAAATTCTGGACCTGGAACTGGAAGGCCAGACCTTGCCGGTGCTGGTGCGCGAGAAGCAGAAAGATTTCATCAAAGGCACCCTGTTGCACGTGGACTTCCAGGCGGTCTCGATGACCGAGACCATCTGGGCTGAGGTGCCCATCGAACTGGAAGGCGAAGCGCCGGCGGTGAAGAATTATGGCGCCGTGTTGGTGCAGAGCCTGGATGTGCTGGAGGTCGAGGCGTTGCCCGGCGATTTGCCCGAGCGCATTGTGATCGACCTCGGTCGGTTGGAAGAGATCGGCGATATGATCACCGTGGCCGATCTGGTGCTGCCTCCCTCGGTGAAGGTCATGGCCGATCCTGATGAGGCCATTGTGGTGGCCACGGCGCCGCGCACCGAGGAAGAGGTGGAAGGCGCGGAGACGGTGGAAGAAATCGGCGCCGAGCCTGAGGTCATCGAGAAGGGGAAGAAAGAAGAGGAGGAAGAGGAATAG
- the xpt gene encoding xanthine phosphoribosyltransferase, giving the protein MKILKERIRREGRHLGRGILKVDSFLNHQVDPHLIMACGAELARRFAHVQATKVLTAEISGITPAFATAYYLHLPMVFARKHKPVTMPDTVFLTLTPSHTKGRTVELMISPEYIHAHDRVLIIDDFLATGETLLGLVRLTEAAGAQVVGIGTVIEKTFEGGRDKLAALGVPVESLAQIAALEGERIVFADEK; this is encoded by the coding sequence ATGAAGATTTTGAAAGAGCGCATTCGCAGGGAAGGCCGTCATCTGGGCCGGGGCATTTTGAAGGTGGACAGTTTCCTCAACCACCAGGTGGACCCCCACCTCATCATGGCCTGTGGGGCCGAGTTGGCGCGGCGCTTTGCCCATGTGCAGGCCACCAAGGTGCTCACGGCCGAAATTTCGGGCATCACCCCCGCTTTTGCCACCGCCTACTATCTCCACCTGCCCATGGTTTTTGCCCGCAAACACAAGCCCGTGACCATGCCCGACACGGTGTTCCTCACCCTGACGCCCTCGCACACCAAGGGCCGCACGGTGGAGTTGATGATTTCGCCCGAATACATCCACGCCCACGACCGGGTGCTGATCATCGACGATTTTCTGGCCACTGGCGAGACTTTGCTGGGCCTGGTGCGCCTGACCGAGGCGGCCGGGGCTCAGGTGGTGGGCATTGGCACGGTCATCGAGAAAACCTTTGAGGGCGGGCGGGACAAGTTGGCCGCCCTGGGTGTGCCGGTGGAAAGCTTGGCGCAAATCGCTGCCCTGGAAGGGGAGCGCATCGTGTTTGCGGACGAGAAGTGA
- the rsgA gene encoding ribosome small subunit-dependent GTPase A: protein MTGATNLERGLVVRSQAGFYAVHPEGKAEHEPIMCRLRGKLKRGPRRGDLVAVGDWVQFRRLPDGTGLIEKIEPRQRALSRMAPGPRGEYEQVIIANPDQVVFVFACANPQPKLRMLDRFLVVAEKQEIPALIVANKVDLVPMEQAQALFARYAEIGYPVLYTSVVTGQGLEDLKARLQQKISALAGPSGVGKSSLLNAIQPGLGLVVREVSRATGEGRHTTVVREMFPLEGGGYVADTPGLKAFSLWDVEPEELDAYFPEMRDLVAECEFSDCTHIHEPGCAVRRAVEEGRIHPERYQSYVRLRLELAQGLERVDLID from the coding sequence ATGACTGGAGCGACGAACCTGGAGCGCGGTTTGGTGGTCCGAAGTCAGGCTGGATTCTACGCCGTCCATCCTGAGGGGAAGGCGGAGCACGAGCCGATCATGTGTCGTCTGCGGGGAAAACTCAAGCGGGGCCCGCGGCGGGGTGATTTGGTGGCCGTGGGCGATTGGGTGCAGTTTCGGCGGTTGCCCGACGGCACGGGCTTGATTGAAAAAATCGAGCCCCGGCAACGCGCTCTCTCGCGCATGGCCCCCGGCCCGCGCGGGGAGTACGAGCAGGTCATCATCGCCAACCCGGATCAGGTGGTGTTCGTCTTTGCCTGCGCCAACCCCCAGCCCAAATTGCGCATGTTGGACCGCTTTCTGGTGGTGGCCGAGAAGCAGGAAATCCCGGCCCTCATCGTGGCGAACAAAGTGGACCTGGTGCCCATGGAGCAGGCCCAGGCCCTGTTTGCACGCTACGCCGAAATCGGCTATCCGGTGCTCTACACCTCGGTGGTCACCGGGCAGGGGCTGGAGGACCTGAAAGCGCGCTTGCAGCAGAAAATCTCGGCCCTGGCCGGGCCCTCGGGGGTGGGCAAGTCCAGTTTGCTCAACGCCATTCAGCCTGGCCTGGGGCTGGTGGTGCGTGAGGTGAGCCGCGCCACCGGCGAGGGGCGGCATACGACCGTGGTGCGCGAGATGTTCCCTCTGGAGGGGGGCGGCTATGTGGCCGACACCCCGGGCTTGAAGGCCTTTTCGCTCTGGGATGTGGAACCGGAGGAGTTGGACGCTTACTTTCCTGAGATGCGTGATTTGGTGGCGGAGTGCGAGTTCAGCGATTGTACGCACATACACGAGCCGGGGTGCGCCGTGCGCCGCGCGGTGGAGGAGGGCCGGATTCACCCAGAGCGCTATCAATCCTATGTCCGCTTGCGGCTGGAACTGGCGCAGGGCCTGGAGCGCGTGGATTTGATCGATTGA
- a CDS encoding septum formation inhibitor Maf, with protein sequence MHQAAGIVLASGSPRRRDLVTWLGFPVVGRAVDVDERRLPEESPARYVRRLAEQKARAGAIGAPAGWVVVGGDTAVVFQGRVLGKPRDGVEARHMLEALRGRPHQVLSGVAVYRPADEALWSTVVGTRVFMRAMSDAELEAYIASGDPMDKAGAYAIQNQDFHPVERIEGCYANVVGLPLCHLAQGLAALLGPPRHQVALQCQRAFGYNCPIHERVFPV encoded by the coding sequence ATGCACCAGGCAGCAGGCATTGTGTTGGCCTCAGGCTCGCCGCGACGGCGAGACCTGGTGACCTGGCTGGGGTTTCCGGTGGTGGGCCGGGCCGTGGATGTGGACGAGCGGCGGCTCCCCGAGGAATCCCCGGCGCGTTATGTGCGTCGTCTGGCCGAGCAGAAGGCGCGGGCCGGTGCCATCGGGGCGCCTGCGGGATGGGTGGTGGTGGGCGGGGATACGGCGGTGGTCTTTCAGGGGCGCGTGCTGGGCAAACCCCGTGATGGGGTCGAGGCGCGACACATGCTGGAGGCCCTGCGCGGTCGTCCGCATCAGGTGCTCAGCGGGGTGGCGGTCTATCGCCCGGCCGACGAGGCTTTGTGGAGCACTGTGGTGGGCACCCGGGTGTTCATGCGCGCGATGAGCGACGCCGAATTGGAAGCCTACATCGCCAGCGGAGACCCCATGGACAAAGCCGGGGCGTACGCCATCCAGAATCAGGATTTCCACCCTGTGGAGCGCATCGAGGGGTGTTACGCCAATGTGGTGGGGCTTCCTCTGTGTCATCTGGCTCAGGGCCTGGCGGCGTTGTTAGGCCCGCCCCGCCACCAGGTTGCGCTTCAATGTCAGCGTGCCTTCGGGTACAATTGTCCCATCCATGAGCGGGTGTTCCCCGTCTGA
- a CDS encoding peptidylprolyl isomerase produces the protein MIRDNDVVSLEYTLKVNGEVIDSSEGHGPIDFIQGQGHIIPGLEKELYGMAVGESKEVTIPPEEGYGQPNPEAFMEVPKGEFPPEIPLEPGVGIQLRDPNGQVFDAFIEEVGEETVRLNFNHPLAGKELHFQIKVVGIREATPEELAHGHVHHQ, from the coding sequence ATGATTCGTGACAACGATGTGGTCTCTTTGGAGTACACCTTGAAGGTCAATGGTGAGGTGATCGACTCCTCCGAGGGCCACGGACCCATTGACTTTATCCAGGGCCAGGGGCACATCATCCCCGGTTTGGAAAAGGAACTTTACGGTATGGCCGTGGGCGAGAGCAAAGAAGTGACCATCCCCCCGGAAGAAGGCTATGGTCAACCCAACCCTGAGGCCTTCATGGAGGTCCCCAAAGGCGAATTCCCCCCGGAGATTCCTCTGGAGCCTGGGGTAGGGATCCAACTGCGGGATCCGAATGGGCAGGTGTTCGATGCCTTCATCGAAGAGGTGGGTGAAGAGACGGTGCGCCTGAACTTCAACCATCCCCTGGCGGGCAAGGAGTTGCATTTCCAGATCAAGGTGGTCGGCATCCGCGAAGCCACCCCTGAGGAACTTGCCCACGGGCATGTGCATCATCAGTAA
- a CDS encoding M23 family metallopeptidase, giving the protein MEAPSGQTGQEKPRLGWLEWVAQLGLLDFVVRAGSHILLVLLIALVAWGLRRADLDQLLRQGAAQAAQAAVESRPTPTPTTIASSWDTLPPLPTPLPSGVTRAALLHTIIPSRPRYEIIEYTVQPGDTVFGIAEKFGLKPETILWGNYDVLTDDPHRLRPGQVLRILPVDGTYYEWHAGDNFRAVAKYFGVDPQVIVDFPGNHLDPDTFDIDHPNLKPGTPLIIPGGQRQFVSWSAPQITRENPAVASILGPGACGEVYEGPIGTGTFIWPTTLHYLSGYDYSPAINHFGIDIAGKTGYPVYAVDNGVVVYAGWNDWGYGNVVVIDHGNGWQSLYAHLSVIRVACGQPVYQGDIIGNIGSTGRSSGPHLHFELRHAKYGKVNPWNFLP; this is encoded by the coding sequence GTGGAAGCACCTTCCGGGCAAACCGGGCAAGAAAAGCCCCGCTTAGGCTGGCTCGAATGGGTGGCCCAACTGGGGCTGCTCGATTTCGTCGTCCGAGCCGGCAGCCATATCTTGCTGGTGTTGCTCATTGCCCTGGTGGCCTGGGGGCTGCGCCGGGCCGACCTGGATCAACTGTTGCGCCAGGGAGCCGCCCAGGCGGCGCAGGCAGCCGTCGAAAGCCGCCCCACCCCCACACCGACGACCATAGCCTCCTCCTGGGATACCCTTCCTCCTCTGCCCACACCGCTCCCCAGCGGGGTGACGCGCGCGGCCCTGCTGCACACCATCATCCCTTCCCGCCCCCGCTATGAGATCATCGAATACACCGTGCAGCCGGGCGACACAGTCTTTGGCATTGCCGAAAAATTCGGCCTCAAGCCCGAAACCATCCTCTGGGGCAACTACGATGTGCTGACCGACGATCCCCACCGCTTGCGTCCCGGTCAGGTGCTGCGCATCCTCCCGGTAGACGGCACCTATTACGAATGGCATGCCGGGGACAACTTCCGCGCTGTCGCCAAATACTTTGGCGTGGACCCACAGGTCATTGTGGACTTCCCCGGCAACCATCTCGACCCCGACACCTTTGACATCGACCACCCCAACCTGAAACCCGGCACCCCGTTGATCATCCCCGGCGGGCAACGCCAGTTCGTTTCCTGGAGCGCCCCTCAGATCACCCGCGAGAACCCCGCCGTGGCCAGCATCCTGGGCCCGGGGGCCTGTGGCGAAGTGTACGAAGGGCCTATTGGCACGGGCACCTTCATCTGGCCGACCACCCTGCACTATCTCTCGGGCTACGACTACTCGCCAGCCATCAACCACTTCGGCATCGACATCGCCGGGAAGACGGGCTACCCCGTCTATGCCGTGGACAACGGCGTGGTGGTGTACGCCGGCTGGAACGATTGGGGCTACGGCAATGTGGTGGTCATCGATCACGGCAACGGCTGGCAATCGCTTTACGCCCACCTGAGCGTCATCCGGGTCGCCTGCGGCCAGCCTGTCTACCAGGGCGACATCATCGGCAACATCGGCAGCACCGGACGCTCCAGCGGCCCCCACCTGCACTTCGAGTTACGGCACGCCAAATACGGCAAGGTCAATCCGTGGAATTTCCTGCCGTAA